In Horticoccus luteus, the following proteins share a genomic window:
- a CDS encoding MarR family winged helix-turn-helix transcriptional regulator — MPLVMLKNVPRYECLLEAAKQFPDLEPSACEAFLHLVRAGDEALSVAEKHLAQHSVTQGRFGVLMILLNSRDDQCVRRPLSPAELAERTGVTRATITGLVDTLERDGLVKRDPDATDRRMMAVSLTAKGEEVLHQILPGYFQQMSALMQPLTVAERRLLVQLLTRLVRPLPPVTEDESSDAELTSETAPGHNVSARA; from the coding sequence ATGCCATTGGTCATGCTGAAGAACGTGCCGCGCTACGAGTGCCTCTTGGAGGCAGCGAAGCAGTTTCCCGACTTGGAACCGTCGGCCTGCGAGGCGTTTTTGCATCTGGTGCGCGCGGGCGACGAGGCGCTTTCGGTGGCGGAAAAGCATCTGGCGCAGCATAGTGTGACGCAGGGGCGGTTTGGGGTGCTGATGATCTTACTGAACAGCCGCGACGACCAGTGCGTGCGCCGGCCGTTGAGTCCGGCGGAGTTGGCGGAACGCACGGGCGTGACGCGGGCGACGATCACCGGTTTGGTCGATACGTTGGAACGCGACGGCTTGGTGAAGCGGGATCCAGACGCGACCGATCGCCGCATGATGGCGGTGAGTCTGACGGCAAAAGGCGAAGAGGTGTTGCATCAGATCCTCCCGGGATATTTTCAGCAGATGTCGGCGCTGATGCAGCCCTTGACCGTGGCCGAACGGCGTCTGCTCGTGCAGTTGCTGACCCGGCTGGTGCGCCCGCTTCCTCCGGTGACGGAGGACGAATCGAGCGACGCGGAGCTGACTTCCGAAACCGCGCCGGGACATAATGTTTCGGCTCGCGCGTGA
- a CDS encoding efflux RND transporter periplasmic adaptor subunit — translation MAKRMILMLVLTLAVLGGVFGWWIYKGMKMGKAMAAQKPAPTAVSAAVAKADTWEPTLHAVGSLAAVQGVTLSAEVAGKVVRINFESGQKVKKGDALVELSVSTEKAQLAAAEAAMALAESNFKRTNGLFEKKTLSQSELDAADAQLKQAQAQAAGLKAMIAKKTIRAPFDGDLGIRLINLGEVLKEGQAVVDLQALDPIYVNFTLPQQDVKSIKSQQPINLTVDAYPGETFKGKVNALDSRLDPTTRSLQVQATLENKDGRLRPGMFGSVDVLLPAQKRDVVVVPQTAIIYNPYGNAVYIIEPAKDKEGHEVKDEKGQPALSVRQQFVKLGDTRGDVVAIEDGVKPGERVVTAGQLKLRNGVEVTINNSIAPATNTAPTPPNT, via the coding sequence ATGGCTAAACGAATGATCTTAATGCTCGTCCTGACGCTCGCGGTTCTCGGCGGCGTTTTCGGATGGTGGATTTATAAAGGCATGAAGATGGGCAAGGCAATGGCCGCCCAGAAACCGGCCCCGACGGCAGTCTCCGCGGCCGTGGCAAAGGCAGATACGTGGGAGCCCACGTTGCACGCCGTCGGTTCGCTGGCGGCGGTGCAAGGCGTGACCCTGTCCGCGGAAGTCGCCGGCAAGGTCGTGCGCATCAACTTCGAGTCGGGCCAGAAGGTGAAGAAGGGCGATGCGTTGGTGGAGCTGAGCGTGTCGACTGAAAAGGCGCAACTTGCGGCCGCCGAAGCGGCGATGGCGCTGGCGGAGTCGAACTTCAAGCGGACCAACGGCCTGTTTGAAAAGAAGACGCTTTCACAGTCCGAACTCGATGCGGCCGACGCGCAGTTGAAGCAGGCGCAGGCGCAAGCCGCGGGGTTGAAGGCGATGATCGCGAAGAAGACCATTCGCGCGCCGTTCGACGGTGATCTCGGGATCCGGCTCATCAATCTGGGTGAAGTGCTCAAGGAAGGCCAGGCGGTGGTGGACCTCCAAGCGCTCGATCCGATCTACGTCAATTTCACGCTGCCGCAGCAGGACGTGAAGTCGATCAAGAGTCAGCAACCCATCAATCTCACCGTCGACGCTTATCCGGGCGAGACGTTCAAGGGTAAGGTCAACGCGCTGGATTCACGGCTCGATCCCACGACGCGCAGCTTGCAAGTGCAGGCGACGCTGGAGAACAAGGACGGTCGCCTGCGGCCCGGCATGTTCGGGAGCGTGGATGTGCTTTTGCCCGCCCAAAAACGCGATGTCGTCGTCGTGCCGCAGACCGCGATCATCTACAACCCCTATGGCAACGCCGTTTACATCATCGAGCCGGCCAAGGACAAAGAAGGGCACGAAGTGAAGGACGAGAAAGGCCAGCCGGCGTTGTCCGTGCGGCAGCAGTTCGTGAAGCTCGGCGATACCCGCGGAGACGTGGTGGCGATCGAAGACGGGGTGAAGCCCGGCGAGCGCGTGGTGACCGCCGGCCAGTTGAAGCTGCGCAACGGCGTTGAGGTGACCATTAATAATTCCATCGCGCCGGCCACCAATACTGCGCCGACCCCGCCGAACACCTGA
- a CDS encoding efflux RND transporter permease subunit, whose protein sequence is MKFTDLFIRRPVLATVVSLLILLVGLQSMLSLNVRQYPVSNSAVVTVTTVYTGASADLIRGFITTPLEKEIASADGIDYMESTSSPNASTITVHLRLNYDPNAALTQITSKVNRVRNQLPAGSEDPTIDVQVGETTASMYLSFSSDTLESNQITDYLTRVVQPKLVSVPGVQSAQVLGGRVFAMRIWLKPDRMAALGVSPSQVNQALRANNALAAVGATKGSVISVNLNAATNLHTADEFKQLVVGEHNGTIIRISDVADVVLGAESYESTVSFNGKTATFIGINVLPTANALTVIKDVRKVLPEMQQELPTGMSLTIPYDATAYINDSINEVIHTLVEALVIVVIVIFLFLGSVRSVVIPIVAMPLSLVGAFFLMLVLGFTINLLTLLAMVLAIGLVVDDAIVVVENIHRHIEEGLSPFAAALKGAQELAGPVIAMTITLAAVYAPIGFMGGLTGSLFKEFAFTLAGAVIVSGVVALTLTPMMCSKILKHDPSKRGFAHFLDTTFDKLRLRYERMLHGALDYRPVTVVFAIIVLLACIPFLKFSKSELAPDEDQGIVIAVSNAAPNANIDQTTAYAQQIIADYKTIPEKDNIFQIVGLGSSNSALTGLVLKPWSERKRTTMDLLPVVTNKLNSIAGLQSFAFLRPPLPGGGSGAPVQFVIKSTDDPQNVAEVARNLVGEAMKSGMFYYSDSDLKFDQPQMNLEIDRDKAADLGVNMAQLAGDVGSMLGGGYVNRFDIQGNSYRVIPQVERSQRLNPEQILDYQVGTGSGALVPLRTFATLQSTVQPQTLKRFQQLNSATISAVPRFGVSLGQALDWFKAEAGKTMPAGYQIDYAGQSRQYIQEGSALLVTFLFAVVIIFLVLAAQFESFRDPFVIMLTVPLAVSGALVFIFLGFASLNIYTEVGLITLVGLITKHGILIVQFANQLQEEGVAKREAIERACGVRLRPILMTTAAMVLGVLPLVLASGAGAASRYNMGLVIATGMTIGTLFTLLVVPTAYLLIAPNLAQTKHAAPVAPHA, encoded by the coding sequence ATGAAGTTTACGGACTTATTCATCCGGCGACCTGTCCTCGCGACGGTCGTCAGCCTGCTCATTCTGCTGGTCGGCTTGCAGTCGATGTTGTCGCTCAACGTGCGGCAATACCCGGTGAGCAACAGCGCCGTCGTCACGGTGACGACGGTTTACACGGGCGCGAGCGCGGATCTGATCCGCGGCTTCATCACGACGCCGCTGGAGAAGGAAATCGCGAGCGCCGACGGCATCGACTACATGGAGTCGACCAGTTCGCCCAATGCCAGCACGATCACCGTGCACTTGCGGTTGAATTACGACCCCAACGCCGCACTCACCCAAATCACCTCCAAGGTGAACCGCGTGCGCAATCAACTGCCCGCCGGATCCGAAGATCCGACGATCGATGTGCAGGTGGGCGAGACGACGGCCTCGATGTATTTAAGCTTCTCGAGCGATACGCTCGAATCCAACCAGATCACGGATTACCTCACGCGCGTGGTGCAGCCGAAACTGGTGTCGGTGCCCGGCGTGCAGAGCGCGCAGGTGCTGGGTGGCCGCGTATTCGCGATGCGCATCTGGCTCAAGCCCGACCGCATGGCGGCCCTCGGCGTCAGCCCTTCGCAGGTTAACCAAGCGTTGCGCGCGAACAATGCGCTCGCCGCCGTCGGGGCCACAAAAGGCAGTGTGATCAGCGTGAACCTCAACGCCGCGACGAATCTCCATACCGCGGACGAGTTCAAGCAGCTCGTCGTCGGCGAGCACAACGGCACGATCATCCGCATCAGCGATGTGGCTGACGTGGTGCTCGGTGCGGAGAGTTACGAGAGCACGGTGAGTTTCAACGGCAAGACGGCGACGTTCATCGGCATCAATGTGCTGCCGACGGCCAACGCCCTCACCGTCATCAAGGATGTGCGGAAGGTGCTGCCCGAAATGCAGCAGGAACTGCCGACCGGCATGAGCCTGACGATTCCTTACGACGCGACCGCCTATATCAACGACTCGATCAACGAGGTCATCCATACGCTCGTCGAAGCCCTGGTGATCGTCGTGATTGTGATCTTCTTGTTTCTCGGCTCGGTGCGCTCCGTCGTGATTCCGATCGTGGCCATGCCGCTGTCGCTCGTCGGCGCTTTTTTCCTGATGCTGGTGCTCGGTTTCACGATCAACCTGCTGACGCTGCTGGCGATGGTGCTCGCGATCGGCCTGGTGGTCGACGACGCGATCGTGGTCGTGGAAAACATCCACCGGCACATCGAAGAAGGCCTGTCGCCTTTTGCGGCGGCGTTGAAGGGCGCGCAGGAGCTCGCGGGACCGGTCATCGCAATGACGATCACGCTCGCGGCGGTGTATGCTCCGATCGGCTTCATGGGCGGCCTGACGGGCAGCTTGTTCAAGGAGTTCGCGTTCACGCTCGCCGGCGCCGTCATCGTGTCCGGTGTCGTGGCGCTCACATTGACGCCGATGATGTGCTCGAAAATCCTGAAGCACGATCCGTCCAAACGCGGCTTCGCGCATTTCCTCGACACCACGTTCGACAAATTGCGGTTGCGCTACGAACGCATGCTCCATGGAGCGTTGGACTACCGTCCGGTGACGGTGGTTTTCGCGATCATCGTGCTGCTGGCGTGCATTCCATTCCTGAAGTTCTCGAAGAGCGAACTCGCGCCGGATGAGGACCAAGGGATCGTCATCGCAGTCAGCAACGCCGCGCCCAACGCGAACATCGACCAGACGACTGCTTACGCGCAGCAGATCATCGCGGACTACAAAACGATTCCGGAGAAGGACAACATCTTCCAGATCGTGGGACTCGGGTCCTCGAACAGCGCGCTGACGGGTCTCGTCTTGAAACCGTGGAGCGAGCGCAAACGCACCACGATGGATCTGCTGCCCGTGGTGACGAACAAGCTCAACAGCATCGCCGGTCTGCAGAGTTTCGCTTTCTTGCGGCCGCCGCTGCCGGGCGGCGGTTCCGGTGCGCCGGTGCAGTTTGTCATCAAGTCCACCGACGATCCGCAGAACGTCGCGGAAGTGGCGCGTAACCTCGTCGGCGAAGCGATGAAGAGCGGCATGTTTTATTATTCGGACTCGGATCTGAAATTCGATCAGCCGCAGATGAACCTCGAAATCGACCGCGACAAGGCGGCCGATCTCGGTGTGAACATGGCGCAACTCGCCGGCGACGTGGGCTCGATGCTCGGCGGCGGCTATGTCAACCGCTTCGACATTCAGGGCAACAGCTACCGCGTGATTCCGCAGGTGGAGCGCAGCCAGCGGCTGAATCCGGAGCAGATCCTCGACTATCAAGTCGGCACCGGCAGCGGTGCGCTGGTGCCGTTGCGGACGTTTGCCACCCTGCAATCGACGGTGCAGCCGCAGACCTTGAAGCGGTTCCAGCAGTTGAACTCGGCGACAATTTCCGCCGTGCCGCGCTTTGGCGTCTCACTCGGCCAGGCGCTCGATTGGTTCAAGGCGGAGGCGGGCAAGACGATGCCGGCCGGCTACCAGATCGACTACGCCGGTCAGTCGCGCCAATATATCCAGGAGGGAAGCGCGCTTCTCGTGACGTTTCTTTTTGCCGTGGTCATCATCTTTCTGGTGCTGGCGGCGCAATTTGAAAGCTTCCGGGATCCGTTTGTGATCATGCTCACCGTGCCGCTCGCAGTCAGCGGCGCACTGGTGTTCATCTTCCTCGGGTTCGCGTCGCTCAACATCTATACGGAGGTCGGTCTGATCACGCTGGTGGGTTTGATCACCAAGCACGGTATTTTGATCGTGCAGTTCGCCAACCAGCTGCAGGAGGAAGGCGTCGCCAAACGTGAGGCGATCGAGCGCGCCTGCGGCGTGCGTCTGCGCCCGATCTTGATGACCACTGCCGCGATGGTGCTCGGCGTATTGCCGCTGGTGCTGGCGTCCGGCGCCGGCGCGGCGAGCCGTTATAACATGGGCTTGGTCATCGCGACCGGGATGACGATCGGCACGCTGTTCACGCTCCTGGTTGTGCCGACGGCTTACCTGCTGATCGCGCCCAATCTGGCCCAAACCAAGCATGCGGCTCCGGTCGCGCCGCACGCATGA
- a CDS encoding TolC family protein, whose product MKTYRFFLLAALVGGVLQAAPAPATAPTPTQFDLNGAIRYALDHNFDIRQARERIKQQEGVVLEVRSAEIPNVTASGSVQLNDRDISTTVPQSDSTWGLTIRATQLIVGGGVRPAVRSAELVKEAAILELQAQINFSLFDVRTRFYDVLLNREKIKVQEQNIDLLKQQLRETTDRFNAGTVSAFEKLRSEVALANGQVPLITARNDYRIALEQLRQAVGLVSTPGVEAPLDVVGTLEFSPTDFDLDAALGAARAHRPELARLERLVKANEEAVSSHRAGYYPNLSLFGGYQLGKGGTNRFEDSRNGFLVGLQSQWNIFDGRATAGRVAQAASLLEQSKLALGQQTLAIEVQVRQAVSGLQEANELSQATQKTVAQAEESLRLANARYQAGSATQLDVLTAQVDLTQARTNLLQAYYNYNTAFANFRTATGQADPVIAAP is encoded by the coding sequence ATGAAAACGTATCGTTTTTTCCTTCTCGCGGCGCTCGTGGGCGGCGTGTTGCAAGCGGCTCCGGCTCCGGCGACGGCACCGACGCCGACCCAGTTTGATTTGAACGGCGCGATTCGTTACGCGCTCGATCACAACTTCGACATCCGGCAGGCGCGTGAGCGCATCAAGCAGCAGGAAGGCGTCGTGCTTGAGGTGCGCTCGGCAGAAATCCCGAACGTCACCGCCTCCGGCAGTGTGCAGCTTAACGACCGCGACATTTCCACGACGGTCCCGCAAAGTGACAGCACGTGGGGCCTGACCATCCGCGCCACGCAGTTGATCGTCGGCGGCGGGGTGCGGCCGGCGGTGAGAAGTGCGGAGCTCGTGAAAGAAGCGGCGATCCTGGAGCTGCAGGCGCAGATCAACTTCTCGCTGTTCGACGTGCGCACGCGTTTCTACGACGTTTTGCTCAACCGCGAGAAGATCAAGGTGCAGGAGCAGAACATCGACCTGCTCAAACAACAGCTCCGCGAAACCACGGATCGGTTTAATGCCGGCACCGTGTCGGCGTTTGAAAAGCTCCGCTCCGAAGTCGCGCTCGCCAACGGCCAGGTGCCGCTCATCACGGCGCGCAACGATTACCGCATCGCGCTGGAGCAATTGCGCCAGGCGGTGGGTTTGGTGTCGACGCCCGGCGTCGAAGCGCCTCTCGACGTTGTCGGCACCCTCGAATTTTCGCCGACCGATTTCGATCTCGATGCGGCCTTGGGAGCGGCGCGCGCGCACCGCCCGGAACTGGCCCGACTCGAGCGGCTGGTGAAAGCGAACGAGGAAGCGGTGAGTTCGCACCGCGCCGGCTACTATCCCAACCTTTCGCTGTTCGGCGGGTATCAGTTGGGCAAAGGCGGGACCAATCGGTTTGAGGATTCGCGCAATGGTTTCCTCGTCGGTCTGCAATCGCAGTGGAACATCTTCGACGGTCGCGCCACCGCAGGTCGCGTGGCGCAGGCGGCGTCGTTGCTCGAGCAAAGCAAACTGGCGCTGGGTCAGCAGACACTCGCGATCGAGGTGCAGGTGCGGCAGGCCGTCTCGGGATTGCAGGAAGCGAATGAGCTTTCGCAGGCCACGCAGAAGACCGTCGCGCAAGCCGAGGAGAGTCTGCGGCTCGCCAACGCCCGTTACCAAGCCGGCTCGGCGACGCAGCTCGATGTTTTGACCGCGCAGGTCGATTTGACGCAGGCCCGCACGAATTTGCTGCAGGCCTATTACAACTATAACACCGCGTTCGCCAATTTCCGCACGGCCACCGGCCAGGCGGATCCCGTGATCGCGGCGCCCTGA